Part of the Papaver somniferum cultivar HN1 unplaced genomic scaffold, ASM357369v1 unplaced-scaffold_18, whole genome shotgun sequence genome is shown below.
AATATTCACTTACCTAGATATAGAGATATTTACTTTTGTTAGGAGATCACAAAATATCCTTTGTATCTGATCATTATTGCGTCGATTACGAAGAGTCACGTTCAAATCACAGGTACAACCAGAACACGAACAAGAAggtagagcatcaaaatcattGATGTCATCCCAAAGTTTCTTCAACCGCCCGTAAAATTTTTGAATGGATTCTCCATCCTTTTGTTTGCAGTCAGCAACATCGGATTTTAGTTGATAGATTTTGATTCCATTCCCTAAAGAAAAACGAAGCCTAATATCTTCCCACAGATCAAATGCAGTATCACGATAAGAAATAGAAGAGCGAAGAACTGGATCAATGGTGTTAAATATCCAAGCAACAATCATAAAATTAACAGTCCACCAATCGTCCACGTCAGGAGAATCAGAAGAAGGTTTAGGAACTTTACCACCAATGAATCCAAGCTTCCGTTTTGCACCCAGCGAAATACGAAACCCTTTAGCCCATTCTTCATAGTTTGATCCTTTGAGAACCACATGAGTTATTATAGTTCCTGGTCCATCGTTTGAAGCTAGAGCATAGAGCGAATTAGGATTTTGAGGTGAAGAAGAAGTAGGTTTATCCGATACCATGTTGGAATCAAGACGAGACAAGATATTATGAAGAAGAAAAGTTTTATTTCTCTTGCCGGTTCTTGTTACAAAAGAGGCTCATATATAGAAGAGCTTTGATACAAAGGATATTTTGTGATCTCCTAACAAAAGTAAATATCTCTATATCTAGGTAAGTGAATATTTTGcaatatatacaagaatatacatTTAATACCCAATAGGAAGGCTAGAAAAGGTATACTAGGACTTCCTAAGCACTCAGCCTCCCGTAAGGAAATGGCTGTTATCGACCAAACAAATGTACAAAGAGGACTTCGCAAACGGTCATCCATCTTGGTACTGCTCTCGCTCTCTATTTGCCAACCGCTGGCTCGCCAAGCTGATTGCGAACCTATTTTCAGTAGGGGAATGGTTGGGGTTTCACCGTTGGCTTGTCAAACCCATCACGAACGTTATTTATCCTGGCTTACGACATGATGTGCAGAAAAGTTACACAGGCTGAGTTGTAGATAAAAATGACTAAGAAGGAAAATACCAAGAAACTAAGCAGAGACAATTGTATCAAATCTTCCGCACCTGGTTATTTTTTGACAAACCAATAATGTTAGATGGGAATATCATTAGGGCTGTTAATGGATGTATTCGTATTGAATTCAATCCGGGTAGAATTAGTCTCTAGTCTCCACCCGCATGAGTCATCTATTTAAGCACTCCATGGAGTCAAGGGCAAGCCCTATATTCTAACGAtaggtttttaggttttttattggAGTTCTCTCTTTCGAAACAAGCCATGTCTTTATCAAGTCTTCcagaagatattcaagttgaGATCTTCGTGGAACTATCGGTCAGTGCCATCTTAGCATGTAAGTGTGTATGCAAACTTTGGTTTACTCTACTTTCTAACCCTAACTTTGTCAAAAATCACCTTAATctatcgaagcaaagaaaaaataattagACTCATGCTTAGTAATATTATTGTCAGCTCATGGTCAGATACTAACCCTGCAACAAGCTTAAGTTCCATTGATTATGCTTCAGTATTGAAATTATCGTTCGGAGGAGGTGAATATGAACGTGAAGGAGTTGCTCGTGTAGATTACCGTAATTACCCGTTTCGACAAGAGAAGTATGGTAAGGCCCTTATAATACTGGGTTCTTGTAATGGCTTGATCTGCTTAGGTGTTTTTAAGGGTTCTTCATGTGATTTAAGAAAAAATCATCCAATTTATATTTGGAATCCTTCGACGAAAGAATATAAAGAAATTCCAGAATGTAAGTTTTCAAGTAACAAGTTCAAAGTAAAATACGGCTTTGGTTATGATAACGACATCGATGATTACAAGATGGTACGTATTTCAGATGGTGAAAATCATGGATGTTTAGATATTCAAGTTTATACATTGGGGTCAGATTCATGGCATCATGTTTTAACCATCTCTTGCTCGTTTTCCTCTGACAGCACTTTTTTTAGTGTGCTTTTTAATGGATCTCTTCACTGGTTGGGCGTTACATCTTCTGAAGTTATATTTGCTTTTGAAATTTGCAAGGAGAGACTTGTGCATTTGATGCTTCCAGAAAAAACTACAGAAGGttgggaagaagaagacgaaaatGCAATTAAAGTTGTGGGAGTGTTGGGAGACTGCATTTGTTTTAGTATTTGGCCGGGCCAATATATGGGTCATGCAGGATTATGGAGGACAAAATTCATGGACTAAACGATTTTCCATTACTCAAGTACCCATAGACACATCTTTCTTCCTTAAGCCAATTTGGTCTTTTGAAAGTGGTGAGGTTCTACTAGACACTGCCAGCTATTTAATAGTTTATATGATCCGAAAAGCAAAAAAGTTAGAACGGCCATGCATGATCCTTACTTTGGTAGTGTTGGTCGAGAGTTTTATGTGGAGAGCCTCGTTTCAGTTAAATCAGGTATATAAGGAAATTACGAAGTAGCTAAACGGCGACaggttaataaatatattttttttgatcgAAGGAGAGAATTTTTATTAGAGCAGAGAGAATAAAATCTTATGCACCTGGTTATCTTTTACAATTATTTGTCGGGGAACATTCCTATGTTTCTTAGTATTAGTTTGACAATTAAGTTTGTATTGTGTTTCTTTTGTTGCTTTAAAATTATTAACATTGATTTGTACCATTTATTGGTTTGAATCCGTGTAaaatcacaaacatttttttGAAATTGATGCTACTATTTATGCTAGAACCATTGTATTTAGGCTAGTTGAATTGACCATAGATTTTTTTGCTTATATCTCGTGCACGAAaattgtagttgcaagaaatctcaCAACTACACCCTTAGTAAAATCTATAAAACAATCTAAGAAACCATCATAAGAATCTCAAgaatttttattaaaatcttaGAACAagtacaaagatatgagaaaatccTAAATTGGGAAGCAAATAATCTTTATCTCTCCTAAATTTCTTGTCTAagctctctaaaaagatctctcccttttatAAAGGTGCtcggctccttatataggagtttacatagtggaggacaactAATAAAACCCCTTAtttcggatctggcgtgcgtcaCTGTCGCATAGGGATTTACCATTGCCGCATGGTTTCTATACTGCCGCACAGAtgttcacactttactcgtgattaggtGACTGATGTGTTtttaaagttgttgtagatagtgataaaagggttgatttaagacttgtgaaggaaatggaatttttagattttaaaaaaaaatatatacaaaaatattaacaataggcgagaggtactgggactaaggatttggccgaattcactacacagggttcattcataaattctttgacaatttaaaactcaataaaattaacatggactctgattttgccaagatagattctcaaaacatcgattgtaagtcctaagcatgatgtatcaaaacacctaagctaagcatacatcatcaaattaaataacaactaattaattcaaatcatatttcaattttaaattattgcaaaagtcataaaaaagaataaaataaatttacccatgtatgaaattcaccctcctccatcgtcccagtgttgggtttagctcatcatgataaaaacacgctcaaaatatttatttattgctcaaatggtgtttacaatgaagagaagaagagaaaatggtgtaaaactgtaatctgcgacgcacaaaaagcgtcacagaatgaacgataaaaagcaagtgctgctgctgtttagactgcactgcgacccacggctgtgcgtcttagacactgttgataaaccactgtccttgcgagtctgttcttcgtgttcttggtgttcttcatcatcagcagcagcagaaacagagtttcatcaactcttgatttctgcttctctggaccttctctcgaccccagaaaatctcgacacccattctctgtgataccagaaatctatttatactcctcagcctcatttaatcacgccataactcaagataattctctctttactcggcttaaagagaaaatattttttggatattttcttcctttaattagctctccacgcgctgaaatgatgtataaacactccaaacatgatcttacacgctgtagaattgattcaacactctccaaacacatgagtacatgtctaaatttgatgtgatcgtgtgatattcatttcttgaacgtgcttcctgatttcttgattgcgatgattccatccaattatgatcgatcctaacacccaaaatgtcttcctctatccatatcacaaatacctattgaaaatcagaggtttaatcgaactctaacccctccaaaaatcgatcgacccaactgccagtgagaagaaatattttcccgcctttttctaaaatttgaattatgagaagaaaagtgtcctccccctaatcctgtacgggtgtccctttagcaattggggtggaaatagtaattttggggtggaaatagtaatttttctaggttcctccggtacatttttgggacgcttccggtgcatttctgaggtgcctccggtgcatttttgaggtgcctccggtacattatcctggggtgtaaaacactacttttttaagcccatttcgccgcaagggcttatttctctaaaatttcctacaaaaacataaaataacacaataaatacaaaatcgagcactaacaatacatacaattgagacatattagacacataaatgtgtctatcaacacccccaaacttattatttgctagtcctcgagcaaaactaatatggaaaataaaatcctaactcactaggtgtccctagtgaccgagttaatctcgggagggttttccagaggtgtacccacaaaaccaatactccataccctagctatctacgcagaaccttggaaggcactaaagaatctccttggttggcatacaatcattgactataggaggaaataccctgatgcgaaattccaagtgttgtacacgagtttgcactcaagcatactaaaattcatataaagtgacagagctctactcgatagttgcactatggacatcatattcggagtcaaactaatcatatggatagaaaaaggagatggaaatagaaaaatgtagatggttttgatgttaaccaaatgatcgatgtttcacatatctgtctgaaggccactgccaaaatgaacctatcctaatggactgagataccagtctgactagtatcaacacaactggcatatacaagggaaccagtggtcaataacttaaatctagatcaacaaactggcaaatacaagggaaccagcagttgactacacagaacaataaccattttttattttttttaacttaacggcatgaatagatctttttgatccaagcacatggttcttgtcagcagattacatgatagttcccacgggtcctgtattccacgcttgcttaggtgacggaaacagggagaacacgcgcatatttctatccaagtgttaatacttattccgattggtctaactggtccggtcttttttttttttttagtaactcagtcactctaattcaccctagcagtggtaacaacatGAATCGTGTGCcctacctaatcacttagagaaacatagtttaaaatgaaaaaataaaataagaatagaagtgaaaaggactcaacgagatatggtgaaactatcatgttattactaacacctgagctctgtgcttttatgaatagactctttcgatgtttccatctaatcagattggttcct
Proteins encoded:
- the LOC113337791 gene encoding F-box/kelch-repeat protein At3g06240-like — protein: MLSNIIVSSWSDTNPATSLSSIDYASVLKLSFGGGEYEREGVARVDYRNYPFRQEKYGKALIILGSCNGLICLGVFKGSSCDLRKNHPIYIWNPSTKEYKEIPECKFSSNKFKVKYGFGYDNDIDDYKMVRISDGENHGCLDIQVYTLGSDSWHHVLTISCSFSSDSTFFSVLFNGSLHWLGVTSSEVIFAFEICKERLVHLMLPEKTTEGWEEEDENAIKVVGVLGDCICFSIWPGQYMGHAGLWRTKFMD